A genomic stretch from Capricornis sumatraensis isolate serow.1 chromosome 4, serow.2, whole genome shotgun sequence includes:
- the LOC138078670 gene encoding LOW QUALITY PROTEIN: olfactory receptor 6C2-like (The sequence of the model RefSeq protein was modified relative to this genomic sequence to represent the inferred CDS: deleted 2 bases in 1 codon): protein MRNRTVITTFILLGFTEDPQLQVLIFVFLFLTYVLSITGNLTIIILTSLDSHLKTPMYFFLRNFSFLEISFTTVCIPRFLYSISSGDNTITYNACASQIFFIGLFGATEFFLLAAMSYDRYVAICKPLHYMTVMNGRVCTILVFCCWISGLMIIITPLSMGLQLEFCDSNAIDHFGCDAAPLFKISCSDTWFIEQMVIICAVVTFIITLIGVVLSYVYIIRTILRFPSASQRRKAFSTCSSHMIVVSITYGSCIFIYIKPSAKEEVDINKGVSVLTTSVAPLLNPFIYTLRNKQVKQAVSDIIKKLHFSYTIKRILDLNHQIKIINRFTGMENRPAAAKRRYSGGHMEW from the exons ATGAGAAATCGCACAGTCATAACAACATTCATCTTGTTGGGATTTACAGAGGACCCACAGCTGCAAGTTCTGATTTTTGTCTTCTTGTTTCTTACTTACGTGCTGAGCATTACTGGAAATCTGACTATTATCATTCTAACATCCCTAGATTCTCATCTTAAAACacctatgtatttttttctcagaaactTCTCCTTCTTAGAAATCTCATTCACAACGGTCTGTATTCCTAGATTCCTGTATAGCATATCAAGTGGGGACAATACCATTACTTACAATGCCTGTGCTagtcaaatatttttcattggaCTTTTTGGGGCCACAGAGTTTTTTCTCCTGGCAGCCATGTCCTATGACCGATACGTGGCCATCTGTAAACCCCTTCATTACATGACCGTCATGAATGGCAGAGTCTGCACCATCCTTGTGTTCTGCTGCTGGATCTCTGGGCTGATGATCATCATCACACCACTCAGTATGGGCCTCCAGCTAGAATTCTGTGACTCCAATGCCATTGATCATTTTGGCTGTGATGCAGCTCCTCTTTTTAAGATCTCATGCTCAGATACATGGTTCATTGAACAGATGGTTATAATTTGTGCAGTGGTGACATTCATCATTACATTGATAGGGGTTGTTCTTTCTTACGTGTATATCATCAGGACAATTCTAAGATTTCCCTCTGCATCACAGAGAAGAAAAGCTTTTTCCACTTGTTCTTCTCACATGATTGTTGTTTCCATTACCTATGGCAGCTGTATTTTTATCTACATCAAGCCTTCAGCCAAAGAAGAGGTGGACATTAACAAAGGGGTGTCTGTGCTCACTACATCTGTTGCCCCGCTGTTGAACCCTTTTATTTATACTTTGAGAAACAAGCAGGTGAAACAAGCTGTCAGTGACATAATC AAAAAACTGCACTTTTCTTACACAATTAAGAGGATACTGGATTTAAACCATcagataaaaataat